In Sphaeramia orbicularis chromosome 7, fSphaOr1.1, whole genome shotgun sequence, one genomic interval encodes:
- the pkp1a gene encoding plakophilin-1, with protein MMAPVPLKSAMTISTAEDTSLALPSDNALSSGQARVLNQVKSIKRGKSKQLKSDSTSPSPTTPTSEVFVDSATFKFAPFKSNGTFIRNNTVASSRAKSQRSRTLSTKSIGGRHASSSAAWEYNVNTSNWPQSPNGLKPSRSDPTLAPPLSAAPTPALAPAPTMRAKGQSQNQSVQSQHTRITRNTYSLSNGQLTNSQTRMRPPSAQSNSESKVVVTKSTKIEQQSAVNSVLNIPDLTLKEAVEYLSHPEENFQHCGATYIQHATFKDESAKEEVFERGGIAPLVGLLRSPNPGVCQAAAGALRNLVFKNQNNKVEVQHCGGIAKALQLLKETTSTETHKQITGLLWNLSSADELKEELIATALPALTDNVVVPFTCWSDNTANNNIHPDVFYNATGCLRNLSSAQKKEREAMRNCNGLIDSIMSYVQSCVAEENPDDKSVENCACILHNLTYQLEAEANECFAKYYPEEETSKKATKTPTVGCFSPKSSKVKKAFALDEKMDTAPSGVKWLSDPKIMQTYLTLLGSAQKEGTLEACCGALQNLTASGNLGSNAISQILVQKLGVLQQIIPLLKSSNQNLQKAAVSLLGNLTRTTWLQPTMAKPMLPELASIFTSGPRAMGNSDETIATACNTLKGLMLADTESAKKVMNEELVTSLLDLSEESSYPKGSKAASLLAYSMWNDKNLQGHVKKLGYAKSEFINDNTIAAFKSIQIID; from the exons CTCCAACTTCAGAGGTTTTTGTGGATTCTGCAACATTCAAGTTTGCTCCCTTCAAGTCAAATGGAACCTTCATCCGCAACAACACTGTGGCGTCAAGCCGAGCG AAGAGTCAGAGGAGTCGCACTTTATCTACTAAGTCCATTGGAGGAAGACATGCCAGCAGCTCAGCAGCATGGGAGTACAATGTCAACACCTCCAACTGGCCCCAGAGTCCCAATGGGCTGAAACCAAGTCGCAGTGACCCTACCCTGGCTCCTCCATTGTCTGCTGCTCCTACTCCTGCTCTTGCACCTGCACCTACCATG AGAGCCAAAGGACAAAGCCAAAACCAGTCTGTCCAAAGCCAGCACACTCGAATAACTAGAAACACATACTCCCTGAGCAACGGTCAGCTGACCAACAGCCAGACACGTATGCGGCCGCCCTCCGCCCAGTCTAACAGTGAGAGCAAGGTGGTTGTCACGAAATCCACAAAGATTGAGCAGCAATCAGC AGTGAACAGTGTTTTGAACATACCAGACCTGACCCTTAAGGAGGCCGTCGAGTACCTGTCTCACCCTGAGGAAAATTTCCAGCATTGTGGAGCTACCTACATCCAGCATGCCACCTTCAAAGATGAGAGCGCAAAGGAGGAG gTTTTCGAACGAGGCGGTATTGCTCCTTTGGTGGGCCTACTGCGCAGCCCCAATCCTGGGGTTTGCCAGGCTGCTGCTGGGGCCCTGAGGAACCTGGTCTTCAAAAACCAGAATAACAAGGTCGAGGTTCAGCACTGTGGTGGTATAGCTAAGGCCCTACAGCTTCTGAAGGAGACTACTTCTACTGAGACCCACAAACAAATCACAG GCCTGCTGTGGAACCTGTCTTCTGCTGATGAGTTGAAGGAGGAGCTTATAGCGACAGCACTGCCTGCCCTGACTGACAACGTGGTAGTGCCGTTCACCTGCTGGTCAGACAACACTGCCAACAACAACATACACCCTGATGTGTTCTACAATGCTACAGGGTGTTTGCG GAACCTGAGTTCTGCACAGAAAAAGGAGAGGGAAGCTATGAGAAACTGCAATGGCCTCATTGACTCCATCATGAGTTACGTTCAGTCCTGTGTGGCAGAAGAAAACCCAGATGACAAG TCTGTGGAGAACTGTGCGTGTATCCTCCATAATCTGACGTACCAGCTGGAGGCTGAGGCCAATGAGTGCTTCGCCAAGTACTACCCAGAGGAAGAGACCAGTAAGAAAGCCACGAAAACCCCCACAGTTGGATGCTTCAGCCCCAAGAGCAGCAAGGTTAAAAAGGCG TTTGCACTTGATGAGAAGATGGACACTGCCCCATCAGGTGTGAAGTGGTTGAGCGACCCCAAAATTATGCAGACCTACCTGACACTGCTGGGGTCAGCGCAGAAAGAGGGCACCCTTGAAGCCTGCTGTGGTGCTCTGCAGAACCTCACTGCAAGTGGAAACCTG GGGTCCAATGCCATTAGCCAGATTCTGGTTCAGAAGTTAGGGGTTCTGCAGCAGATCATCCCTTTATTAAAGTCTTCTAACCAGAATCTGCAGAAGGCTGCCGTATCCCTGCTGGGTAACCTGACTCGGACCACCTGGTTGCAGCCCACCATGG CAAAGCCGATGTTACCTGAACTAGCCAGCATTTTCACTTCTGGACCCCGCGCAATGGGAAACTCTGATGAAACTATAGCAACAGCTTGTAACACACTAAAGGGTCTGATGTTGGCGGACACTGAGTCTGCCAAGAAGGTGATGAATGAGGAACTGGTCACATCACTGCTTGATCTGAGTGAAGAAAG TTCTTACCCCAAAGGTAGCAAAGCAGCATCCCTTTTGGCCTACAGCATGTGGAATGACAAGAATCTGCAAGGACATGTGAAAAAG CTTGGATACGCTAAATCAGAATTTATCAATGACAATACCATAGCAGCATTCAAGTCCATTCAAATAATCGACTAA